TCATTCATGCCTGATCGTCGCTGAACTAACGAACGGTATCCACGGGGAGCCCTGATGCTACTCGAGATGAGAGGGACAACGAGGATCGATGCCGACCGTTAGGCATTGACGCCGACTGCGGCCGAGGCGACGATTACCGCCCCTCGTCCAAGCGAGCCACCAATGCGCGTTCCGATCCATACGCTCTGCTCGTCGCGCTCGAGACTGCTCATCATACTGGCCGGTGCGTCGGCACTGACGGCCGTCGCGGTGATGCAGCCGCCGCTCGCCGCGCAGACCATGCAATCTGCCGCGCCCGTCTCCGCATCGCGCATGGCCGACGACCCAGACGTGATGGGCGCCGAGCGATTGTTCTCGGCGTGGATCGAAGGCCAGATCGCCTATCGCGGATTGCCGGGAATCGCCGTCGGCGTCGTGAGCGACCAGGATCTCGTGTGGACGAAGGGCTTCGGCTATGCCGACGTCAACGCCAAAGTGCCGATGACGGCAATCACCAAGTTCCGCATGGCATCGCACAGCAAGCTGTTCGCCGCGACCGCGATCATGCAGCTGCGTGAGGAGGGCAAGCTTCGTCTCGATGATCCCGTGGTGACGTACCTGCCCTGGTTCAAGGCGAAGCGTGCCGGCGATGACGATGGCACGATCACGATCGAGCAGCTCCTCTCGCACAGCTCGGGAATGCAACGCGAAGCGGGCGATCACTGGACGTCGTACGAGTTTCCGACCAGCGACGAGCTGCGGCAACTCTATCCCGAACGTCAAGCGCCCTTCGCGCCGTCGGTGCGATGGAAGTACTCGAATCTGGCGTACGCCATCGTGGGGATGCTGACCGAGCAGGTGACAGGCAAACGCTGGGCCGACTATGTCGACTTGAACATCTTCAAACCGCTGGGGATGAACGCGTCGAGCGTGGACAAGAATGTGCCGGGGCTCGCCGTGCCATATGGGCGCCGCATG
The nucleotide sequence above comes from Gemmatimonadaceae bacterium. Encoded proteins:
- a CDS encoding serine hydrolase domain-containing protein: MRVPIHTLCSSRSRLLIILAGASALTAVAVMQPPLAAQTMQSAAPVSASRMADDPDVMGAERLFSAWIEGQIAYRGLPGIAVGVVSDQDLVWTKGFGYADVNAKVPMTAITKFRMASHSKLFAATAIMQLREEGKLRLDDPVVTYLPWFKAKRAGDDDGTITIEQLLSHSSGMQREAGDHWTSYEFPTSDELRQLYPERQAPFAPSVRWKYSNLAYAIVGMLTEQVTGKRWADYVDLNIFKPLGMNASSVDKNVPGLAVPYGRRMPDGTREVLPFVDARGMASATGVTSNVEDMAKFVSAQFRRGPRGGNHILSTASLREMHRVRSVEENWTSGTGLGFDINRIDGRTYVGHGGGYPGNTTQTLIQLDDKIGVIVLTNTNDSNPFDIARELMMTVGKAVAKSAVPVTLASAWNPSWARFAGLYRGRGGDSQVVLLNNRLVLITPNAANVDNPITLEPLGDGRFRYVAPTGGGVVGEVVRFVEQPGRPMRMYSGDSWIDR